One window of Cellulomonas shaoxiangyii genomic DNA carries:
- a CDS encoding glutamyl-tRNA reductase, with amino-acid sequence MVLLSLVASHHDLDLNVLERLQYDVHAVGRELVAATPAVTGAVVLATCNRFELYLDVDDVAHTPSARRAVADAIAARSGYAPEQVAEHLSPLTGTAASEHLFAVASGLESMVVGEREIAGQVRRALSSAREDGTTTSTLEALFQAASRASRAVESATGLGATGRSVVGVALDLAERTLPQGPAGSADWAGVRCVLVGTGSYAGASLAALKARGVRDVRVYSPSGRAGDFAAARGVRALPAGADLLAELGDVDLVVACSGAAGAVLGVDALAAARRGETRPLTVVDLALRHDVDPDVRTLPGVALVSLQSVAEHAPAEHAALGHARGLVERAADEFEADRRVRDWGPAVVAERTRVLGALEAALDAVPEGERDERRARSLRRAARSRLHAPTVAARAAARAGDAAAYAAALAELAAVEVPDAGAATARR; translated from the coding sequence GTGGTGCTGCTGTCCCTCGTCGCGAGCCACCACGACCTCGACCTGAACGTCCTGGAGCGCCTGCAGTACGACGTCCACGCGGTCGGGCGCGAGCTCGTGGCCGCGACCCCTGCCGTCACCGGTGCCGTCGTCCTCGCGACGTGCAACCGGTTCGAGCTGTACCTGGACGTCGACGACGTCGCGCACACCCCGAGCGCCCGCCGCGCCGTCGCCGACGCCATCGCCGCCCGGTCCGGGTACGCGCCCGAGCAGGTCGCGGAGCACCTGAGCCCGCTGACCGGCACCGCCGCCAGCGAGCACCTGTTCGCCGTCGCGTCGGGCCTCGAGTCGATGGTCGTGGGGGAGCGCGAGATCGCCGGGCAGGTCCGCCGCGCGCTGAGCAGCGCGCGGGAGGACGGCACGACGACGTCCACCCTCGAGGCGCTCTTCCAGGCCGCGTCGCGGGCGTCGCGCGCCGTCGAGTCCGCGACCGGCCTCGGCGCGACCGGACGCTCGGTAGTCGGCGTCGCGCTCGACCTCGCCGAGCGGACCCTGCCGCAGGGGCCCGCCGGCTCGGCGGACTGGGCGGGCGTGCGGTGCGTGCTCGTCGGGACCGGCTCGTACGCCGGCGCGAGCCTCGCGGCGCTCAAGGCCCGCGGGGTCCGTGACGTGCGCGTGTACTCGCCGAGCGGCCGCGCCGGCGACTTCGCGGCCGCGCGCGGCGTGCGCGCCCTGCCGGCGGGCGCCGACCTGCTGGCCGAGCTGGGGGACGTCGACCTCGTCGTCGCGTGCAGCGGCGCCGCCGGTGCCGTGCTCGGCGTCGACGCGCTCGCGGCGGCCCGGCGGGGCGAGACGCGCCCGCTGACGGTCGTCGACCTGGCGCTGCGGCACGACGTCGACCCCGACGTCCGCACGCTGCCGGGCGTCGCGCTCGTGTCCCTGCAGTCGGTGGCGGAGCACGCGCCGGCCGAGCACGCCGCGCTCGGGCACGCGCGCGGGCTCGTCGAGCGGGCCGCCGACGAGTTCGAGGCGGACCGCCGCGTCCGCGACTGGGGTCCCGCCGTCGTCGCCGAGCGCACCCGTGTGCTCGGTGCGCTCGAGGCCGCTCTCGACGCCGTCCCGGAGGGCGAGCGCGACGAGCGCCGCGCCCGGTCGCTGCGTCGCGCGGCCCGCTCGCGGCTGCACGCCCCGACGGTCGCCGCGCGGGCGGCCGCGCGCGCCGGCGACGCCGCCGCGTACGCCGCGGCCCTCGCCGAGCTGGCCGCCGTGGAGGTCCCCGACGCCGGCGCGGCCACCGCCCGCCGCTGA